In Channa argus isolate prfri chromosome 15, Channa argus male v1.0, whole genome shotgun sequence, the DNA window GTTCAGTGGGGAACACCATCCTGGGCCGTCGTTATTTCGAGTCGGGCCAGGAGACGGAGCTGTGCCTGAGGAGGCAGGCGCTCGTATGTGGCCGTCGGGTCACCATCGTCGACACCCCGGGGTGGGACTGGTTCTCGGTGAGGCGGACCCCGAAGCGCATCCGACAGGAGTCTCAGAGAGGGGCCGCCCTCCTGCGACCCGGGCCCCACACCCTGCTGCTGGTCCTCCCCGTGGTCTCGTCCCTCACCGCCAGGAAGAGGCGAACCTTGCTGGCTCACATAGAGACTCTGTTCGGTGACAGCGCCTGCCTCCACACCATGGTGCTCTTCAGCTGCGGCGACTGGCTGGGCCGCACGCCCATCGAAGAGCACATTCTGAGAGGGGGGCGGGAGCTGCAAAGACTACTGGAATACTGTGGGAACTATTACCACGTCATGGACAGTAAGACCCCCGGAAAAGACAGGAGTGTGTCCGTCCTATTGGACAAGATAGAGGAGATGATCAGGGAGAACGGCGACAAGGCCTTCCTCCCCATACAGGACGAGTGGTGTAAGTCACactttaattttcacatttctgtccTGTGTTGCAGTTGAATCACAGATATCCAGACATTCACTATATTTATGTGCTTACACATATGTCTAAAGTATTGTGTTGCATCTGACAGTGAGCGAGGAGAGCTCCTACTCATCTGATAACACGGAGCCGGAGGATGACTGCCGAGGATGCCAGCTCCAGTAACACAATGGCACTGAGAGGAAAAGTGGTCCGGATTTGTGTCCTTGCTCTGGGGTCTTTAATAGGCGCAAACATCACCTCATGTAACCTAAACCTCATGCAGATAGCCTTCTTCAGGCGTGAGGAGTTTTTGAGGAACCACAAGTTTTGGAACAGGAGATTCGTCATAGGCCgagctcttatttttttttttgtaaagactGAACTCGCTGTTTGCTCTGCAAAGCTCGACCTGCACTGAAAGTGAACAAAGACTTAAATGTTGGAAATCCTCCCCTCAGTCACAAGGGGAAGAGAAATGTCCTGCTTCTGCTTCGAGGGAACCAGAACTCAATCCCCGGTCATGAGCATGTTCACAGAAATCAGCTGCTGCTAAGGAGAACCAGTTTCAACACTGCAGAGTAAATATTTCCTCCCCATGGAAACGCTACACTCtgactctgttttcttttcctcaacTGATGAGCATAAAGTCAGACCAAAAGGGACCCGTTTAAGAAGATAATGTGACCAGGGAAGGATTCATGTCTGTACCAAGTTTCTCTTTGTGTTATTGGAAAACTGTAGGTCTTGTTTTCAGTATTTGGGGGATTTTGCAAATTAACCAGCACTTTTCCTGTTAACTTATATCGTGGGGAAATTATACTTTATCCAGTTTGAGGACAGAAGGTGTCGCACGTTGCAAAGACTGCAAAGCCTCTTGAGTTACGGGCTGTAAAAACACTACTTCATCAGATTTTAATTCTGCATCATGTGCCAATAATAATGTAGGTGCGCACCAGTGTGAAAGGAACAGTTTGGGGAAAATCCCAATAAAAGCAAAGCTTCAGACGAGAAGCGTACTGTCATTTTCTGACACCGAACAATTTCTTCATTAGCATCTAATTAGTATGGCTCAGGGAGTCGGCGTTGAATTGATTCCTACAGGGGCAAAATCTGGCCCATCCACAGAAATGCTTTTAATGGTGATTATAAAAATGCAGACGTGAAGCACATGTCAAGTTTTTTTGGGGGTTTGTCTGGAACTAATAGGATCTGTCCCTCTGTTTCACTTGTGCTAATAATTTCATTGCAGTTTATCTGTAGAAGTGAATACGTATTTGTATTTCCACCTTTGCTGTAGCAGTCATGCTCAACAGGAGCCGGAACAAAGTGGTTAGGAAAGGCCGCACTGAAACTTGTGTGCAGCCTCAGATCCCTGCGGGCCGGCTCGGGCTGCTTCTGCTTCGCTGTCTGCGGTCATGCACCCAGTGCAATTATCGACAAGGTAGATTCAGCTACGTGCCTCAGCATCAAAGCGTGAGAGTGGGAGTAACAGCCCCGCAGCAGGGCAGTATCTTATAGGCTCCATCAAGCTTTCGCATGCTACAGAAACAACATAACCTCGTGAACCATTCAAGCTCACACAGGGCTTTTACtaccttttttttctacatctgTTCCCTGACATCCTAAGCGgtgttttgcaaaaataaaatctttatatTCAGCTCGGAGGCATGTTAAAAAACCGCATGCAGATAAACGAGTGCCTACAGAGTGGAAGGCAAAAcctcacttcttcttcttctgactCTTGCTTGAGCGGCTGAGTGCGAATCCCAACACTCTACCTTTAacaagtgcaaaaacaaaaaccaacagtgTGAAAGGTACAAATTAACGCTTACGAGTGACCGATACCACTGCCACGCTGTATAATTAGATTTTATACAAATGACAGAGCCCGTAGAAGAAGCCGTGACACTACTGCTCCCGTGCTTAACGGACTGTGTGCTTCAACTAGTGATGTAGGCAGCACTTTGTGTGAGAAGCATGACTTTACAGTTTGACAGACACTCGTTCAGTCTTACTGTCCCACTCCACCTGTTCATGTATTGTATAAGCAGTGtacatttacagtgtaaaacatgttacatttaAGCTTTTAGCGGCACATTTTGCACTGTGTACCTCTTGACTATAGCAAACGTGACGTTACTTCCTGTGTGGTCCCTCTTAAATGGTGATTGCATCATCTGTACTTTGTTCGTCCTCTTcagacaacaataaaacacGGATATATTGTGtacttttttcagtttccaGCGTTatcttttgtatattttgttccTTGCAGACAACATGCAACATCATCACATATTATAGGAAAGATACTGCTATTCGGAGCTAAGTGAGCTACTTTGTGGAGGAAGCTGCGACGAGCAGATTTGTCACCATCATACAGCAGAGCCATTGTCTGTGGGTAATTATGGTCCGAAAAAAGTATGAATCTTTGCTTCAACTATGACCGATGTGTCTTTTAGATACTGCAAGTACATGCAGTAGCTGTACTACATATTGTAATGTCAGTGTCACTAttgtaatttaaacacaaaacctgCAGCTCAAGTTCTGTGAGCGTCTGCACTGAATTTTAATTGGGGGACTACGTGTTTATGAATGTGTGGCATAAGACTTCTGTCTGCCCTCCCTATGTTAAAACatctctgcttctggctgaaaaacacctccagatgacatcatctggaggagtttttcacttcaaatgatgtcatttcATTGGTGAGAATACAGAGTTTGTAGACATCAGATGACTGATGATGAAAAAGTgaatgctgaaaaactcctcaaGATGATGGTGTTAgctattaggttttttttaagctaGAAAGTTCAAAAGCGAAATTGTGAAGTCACCCTCTATCCCGTGTCATAAAATTCCTAAATGCAGAAAAGATGCTGGGTGCTTCATTTATACATTGCTGAGTAAGTACTATTCTTGATTCATAATCCAACACCAGGACAGTGCCCACAAACCCAGTATAAACCAGGGATGGATACTATGCTCTTACACAGCATGTTTAGTTTCATTTGTAGAagttttgaaaagtaaaaaaacaaataaaaatacatatttttaggccatccaaaaataaatgttatcatTGAAAATGAGGGCAGCCTCCACTGCAAAGTTTTAAGTTGCTCTCTAGCATCTTAACGTTGGCGTTCCTCCAGTTACAGATTGTTCCTAAGCTGTCTGGACCAACGCCTGGACCAATTACAGTGTGCACACCTAGGGCGAGATGTAGGCTGAAGGTACAGATTTTCTTGGTAATATTATTCAAACTGTGCCTAGGTCAGCACCAGTCAGcactctttgtctttttttttttttcttcttccatcttTTATAGACACAGGCAACTCAGCAAATATGTGTAATTAATAGACAGCAAAGggactgaaacacaaaaaaacaaaaatgctgtcCCTTAAGTATAGAAGCGacattctttatttaatttcactgtTGATTGAACTCACATGTGTGTGCAGCACGTTGCGGGTCAGGTGGCCTCCATCAcagttttatttgaaagtgGATCCACTCAGACAGGCTCATTGTCAAGTATTatcagaccagaaacaacaactCCTGTGTCTGGGACAGACACACGCAGTCTCTCTAAACGGTTAGAAACACATTCCctgttgacatttttaacagatttgttcaaatgtattttgtggatttttttacgTTTTGAAGGActtttgaaaatgaataaaatacaatttttgcaGAAGGTTAAATTAATCCCAATACactattactttttattttcttaaggTAGCAAGATCATTTTGAAACTATGTGCAAAGGTTAAAAACACCTGACTACTAGTAAAGTCTGAATCATTAAAATGAGCCCCCTTTAACTAACTTATAACTATATAAGATTTTAGGGCACTTTCAGCTTCGCTTTCACTCCACTGCTCAATATTTCCTTTAAATGACAGTTATAGCGGACTTGTGTGTAAGTGGAGATGAGGTCTGGAAAACCAAGAAGATTTAAAACTGCATGTCTGCTGTGCAAAAGAACCTTATACGAACTGCAGGAGGGTTTAGTTGACAAGGATAATGATGCACTGTTCCACTGAGCACCGTCGTAGAAATAATGGAGTTTACACGAAGGAAGGAAACCTCGCCTGTGACCTCATCATCATGGAAAGATTACTGAGCGAGCCtgcagggctgtgtgtgtgtgtgtgtgtgtgtgagtggtaagatttgtttttttacaagttGCAGAGATAAGacactaaaagacaaaaaattacTATGAAAAACACCAaagacacaaaagcaaaagcagaaacagCAACAACGATGATCAGAAACTAAAAACACCTAAAAAGAgattttcaaataaacacacaaaactgtacAACTTTTAGTCAGGGGTTCCTACAGGTAAGGGGCCTTCTACCCATCTGTTCTTATCAATAGTCAGCACAGCAACATCTGGATAAGGGATGTTCCTATTGGAGAGACTCACATTCAGAAACCGACTATGGTCACAATCATTAAAAGGTGCAACAGTGCAATAAATTGCTTCCATTAAATGAGCTAGTTTTGGACACAAATGTCACTATTAGTCTATTAATCCAGAGCAGGACTCAGAATGTTTTTCACTCACTGTGTATGAAGACGTATGATCTGCAGGAAGTCACGGAAAACTTTTACACAAGCTCCAGAATTTTATGCTTATTCAATATAGATGAGAGATTAACATTTGAAAACTGGTAATGTGCTTTTCTACATTCTcttcattaataaaaatgcaatttgcaaCACAGTGCAAACAAATAATCACACTAAACTGGTACAACTGggtttaaaactgtttattaaGAGATCAAGTATACAGACGATGTGGTTACACTATCATAATATATTACTGTAAAAAGACACCTTGGACCCTGGTCCAGACACAGGGACAAAAAATACTTAACAGCACACAAGTTTATATACTGAATGGGAACTACCTGCCTCCATAGAACTACTCTAAATATTAAGTACACTATATTTAACACCAGTGTTAGATACTTGTTATTACTATAATCAATAGCTTTATAGGATTGTGCGTCCGAGACATGCCATGGACAAAACAGGTGATACTGGCGTGTGTCTacatgaaagaaataaaatttgcTGTGTCCACTCTTTCAATAGTCCACTTCCTATTGCCCACACACATCACGTCAGTTAGGTCCGGCCACTAGGGGTCAGCACCAAGGCCTTTTTTCATCCGGGCAGTGTGGACCTCATCCATCAGCTCTTTGAGATACTCGATCTCTCTGGCCATGCTCTCAGCCTTTTCAGTCAGCTCCAGGTTCTTCCTTTCCAGCAGGACGTACTCTGAACTCAGTGCTTCTTGTTCAGCCCTTTTCTTCTGCCTGTAACGCGTGGCCGCCGTCTTATTCTGCTCcatcttctttgttttcttgtccCTCGGTGCTTTCAAATACACCCTGTCATCTTCGCCGGCCCCCCGCAGGGACTTAACTTGTACACTGGGTGTGTCTGAGGATGTGTTGGCCTTGTGTTTGGGCTCAGGGTACGGTCTGCTTCTGGAGGACCGTTGTGGAGGAGAAGCAGGAGGGGGGGAATGAACAATCTCGGATTTGGTTGTTACAGTAGTGGTGGTGATCCCGATTTCATCTTTGGGAGCCAGCACAAGGACGATGCGGGTTGGTGAAAGGGAAAGCACAAGCCGCGGGACATGAGGGACCACCGTAGCTACCACTGGACTCACCTCACTCTCTGACACATCCACCTCACTGCCCAGGTCCAGGGTGTAGGCTGGGGAGGAAGGAGACTCAACTGAGGGGGAAGATGGCTCGAGAGAAGCAGGTTCAGATTTGATTTCAAGCTCCTCTTGTGGCTCTGGGACACACAAGGGAGGGGAGGGTGCCTCCTGTCCATCAACATAGGTTTCATCCACATTAATGATATAAGCATCTGAACAGACAGtgggaaggggagggggggttgcaattggaggagaagcagcaggAAGACTCGGAGGTACAGGAGTTGAGAGGCTGGGAACTGGGAGGGACTCAAGCTCCATGGGGCAATCCAGGGATGACAGGAGGTCTTCTGCAGAGTTGGGGGACTCTTCTGTAGGACTGCAGGAGCCAATCAGAGAGTCCAAGTCAAACTCGCTCAGATCCACCCTTTCAGCCATCCAGTCCAGGTCACCCAACATATCCTCTGTGGACACACGTGAGGGACTCAGTTACACTGTTTGTTGATACTGACACTATGtgtgttaaatatatttttatgtgttttcaaaaGATGTTTGATTACTGGCAAAATTGTTACCTTTGCTGTAATCTGAGATCATCTGGCTACATCTCAGCTGACCATGATGGTCCAACAAGGGAAGTGAGAGGTCAGACTCAGTCCCGGCCTTGTCCCCATGGAGGAGGACAGCCGGTGGCGAGGGAGGAGGAGAGtagaagggaggaggagaggaggaggatgacatCGATGAGGAGGTAAAGGGCGACCCAGGCGAAGCGTCCCCTTCTAACGAGAATCCCCCTCCTTCCTGTTGCTCTTTTTGATCAGAGTGAAAAAATGGGGCGCCCGCAGCGTCAGCCATGGGAGAGGAAGGCCCACAGAGAAGGGCCTCCATGTCGTCCAGGCCAAACTGTGAGTTTGTCATCGTCATGGTCATAGTGGCTGTTGTTGGTTACAAATGGAGTGTGTGATCTTGCTGGGAGAGCGTTGAATTCTTTTATGCTGTCGTACGCAGCAGTGCTGAGGGTTTCCACGAAGGACCTGATGAATGGGGATAAACATTTGTGGTGAAAACCTTAACAATAGCGTCCCATCGTTAATAAAACCTATCAAAATGAGTAGACTCATATTTCTGTAAACCAAGTGCAAAAGACATAACTGGAAGTGGAAACAAtgattctttattatttttggtgCAACACTGCCCCCCTTCCCTGGAGTGAATCTGCTACACATCACGTGTTTCCACCCGGCCGACAGTCTTGTGACTCTGACATCAGCGTTTCTCTAATCGGGGTCACAGAATACGTCACACCCCCTCTGATACAAACAGACTTTTTGTTCTCAAACCGCCTACACGAAGCCGCCATTTTGACACAGCGAGGAAACGAACCATTTTCCTTCTGCCACGTCGGCGCTTGAAGGCAGCCGTAACCTTACGTTTACTACAAATGGAGCTGACTGTCATCGATTCTAAAATCGATACGTTGTAACGACAATATTCGAACCAGTTGTAACGTTTCATGttgaccccccaccccccgccgCATTACGTCATCACACCAGTATTCCTGTTTTTACATCATAAACAAAGCCAAGCCGGACTTTTTATCCAGCTAGCCAACAATTAAACAGTCAAAACCGAATTTTAACTCAACCCTATTCATTATAAATCGAGCTAGGGTCGCTGACCGGCTGCCTCCTTCGACGAAATGTTCTAAAAATGAATACTTACGACATTGTTGCTGAATTAGAAGTGACTCAGTGCACTGGCTGGATGCACTGTTTGGGTGGCTGCTGCTGGCTCGCTGCACACTTTTACACTGCCATTTCGGCAAACAGAGCGATGTCCGACAATGCTGCTACGTCGTTTGATGCTCCTCGGATGGGAAAATGGCGCAGACTGTGGTGCGGCGACAATATAGAGCTACAGCGAGAGGAAGGGCGGTATCCTTCCGCAGTGCCCGCGCGATCACTCCGCCAGTGTTTTTGCTAAACACATGCCAGGCATAGTTTTCTTTAAGAAAGTAGCTACTGGCGGCCcgtagtaaaaagaaaaagttttactCATTAAACTGTTACCTATTCATCTACACTACCTACAAATACTCGTTTCAGTAAACCACACCTTATAGAAATGaattgtttattaaattaagCGGAGTATTGGACATTTAATCACATTATTGGTGTTAGCACATcgctcacacacaaataagtCTTCAGGTAAACAGTTCCCACATATGGTTCAGGTATTCTAGTTGATCGTGCAGGTTTTCTGCCAGCAGACACACTCTTCCTGAAAACTTGCTCTTGTTCATCTTCTTCAGCTTTTGGccattttctctgaaatacTGGTCCATTTCCTTCGAAAAAGCCTGAAGTAGTTTTTCAGACGACACCCCACTTGTGTGTGCCACAGACGTCCccaggtttttgttgttgttggtggtggtggtcttAAACACAGACTGGGACAGGTGGGCCATCTTCACGGCCTC includes these proteins:
- the atf4b gene encoding activating transcription factor 4b translates to MTMTMTNSQFGLDDMEALLCGPSSPMADAAGAPFFHSDQKEQQEGGGFSLEGDASPGSPFTSSSMSSSSSPPPFYSPPPSPPAVLLHGDKAGTESDLSLPLLDHHGQLRCSQMISDYSKEDMLGDLDWMAERVDLSEFDLDSLIGSCSPTEESPNSAEDLLSSLDCPMELESLPVPSLSTPVPPSLPAASPPIATPPPLPTVCSDAYIINVDETYVDGQEAPSPPLCVPEPQEELEIKSEPASLEPSSPSVESPSSPAYTLDLGSEVDVSESEVSPVVATVVPHVPRLVLSLSPTRIVLVLAPKDEIGITTTTVTTKSEIVHSPPPASPPQRSSRSRPYPEPKHKANTSSDTPSVQVKSLRGAGEDDRVYLKAPRDKKTKKMEQNKTAATRYRQKKRAEQEALSSEYVLLERKNLELTEKAESMAREIEYLKELMDEVHTARMKKGLGADP